The following proteins are co-located in the Gemmatimonadales bacterium genome:
- a CDS encoding DinB family protein: MAANAADYLRRQFDTAWKLASFHLDGLTTQECLWRPAARGLHVRQTSDGSWRADWPEREGYDIGPPSIAWVTWHMGFWWSMVLDHSFGEGTLAREDVPWPGTGEGVRGKLGGLKERWRVVLDRITAEDLQSTRRTRWPFQDRPFGDVVAWVNVELTKNAAELGYARFLYAASAQPAG, translated from the coding sequence ATGGCCGCTAACGCCGCGGACTACCTGCGCCGTCAATTCGACACGGCGTGGAAGCTCGCCTCGTTTCACCTCGACGGACTCACCACTCAAGAGTGCCTCTGGCGCCCCGCCGCACGCGGCTTGCATGTCCGTCAGACGTCCGACGGAAGCTGGCGCGCGGATTGGCCCGAGCGTGAGGGATACGACATCGGTCCGCCGAGTATTGCGTGGGTCACGTGGCACATGGGGTTCTGGTGGTCGATGGTGCTCGACCACTCGTTTGGCGAAGGGACGCTCGCGCGCGAAGACGTGCCGTGGCCCGGCACGGGCGAAGGCGTGCGCGGGAAGCTCGGCGGCCTCAAGGAGCGGTGGCGCGTGGTGCTCGACCGGATCACGGCTGAGGATCTGCAATCCACGCGGCGAACGCGCTGGCCCTTTCAGGACCGCCCGTTCGGCGACGTCGTCGCATGGGTCAACGTCGAGCTCACCAAGAATGCGGCGGAGCTAGGGTACGCGCGGTTTCTGTACGCTGCGTCGGCGCAGCCCGCCGGCTGA
- a CDS encoding VOC family protein, whose protein sequence is MDSVVHFEMPYENRERMVKFYQSAFDWQTQVLGPEMGNYVLVTTTESTEAGPIKPGAINGGFHGKSPGSPTTGPSVVIAVGDIARSMEKLAASGGKVLGEPMDIPGVGRYVSFVDPEGNRVSLLQPLPRTARG, encoded by the coding sequence ATGGACAGCGTGGTGCACTTCGAGATGCCGTACGAGAATCGCGAGCGGATGGTGAAGTTCTACCAGTCGGCCTTCGACTGGCAGACGCAAGTGCTCGGCCCCGAGATGGGCAACTACGTGCTCGTCACCACCACCGAGAGCACCGAGGCCGGCCCGATCAAGCCCGGCGCGATCAACGGCGGCTTCCACGGCAAGAGCCCCGGCAGCCCGACGACGGGCCCGTCGGTGGTCATTGCGGTGGGCGACATCGCACGCTCGATGGAGAAACTCGCCGCGTCGGGCGGCAAGGTGCTGGGTGAGCCGATGGACATTCCGGGCGTCGGACGCTACGTGTCGTTCGTGGATCCGGAAGGCAACCGGGTGAGCCTGCTCCAGCCGCTGCCGCGGACGGCGCGCGGATAG
- a CDS encoding VOC family protein translates to MNLNQVTLPAADVAAAAAFYQRLGFRLIVDALPRYVRFECPDGDSTLSLEHAPERGTGPRPIVFLECAQLDETVARLMAAGIAFDSPPTDRDWLWREARLHDPAGNELCLYSAGRNRRYPPWRVG, encoded by the coding sequence ATGAACCTGAACCAGGTCACGCTCCCGGCGGCGGACGTCGCGGCCGCCGCGGCCTTCTACCAGCGCCTCGGCTTTCGTCTTATCGTGGACGCGCTGCCCCGCTACGTCCGGTTCGAGTGCCCCGACGGCGACAGCACGCTCTCGCTCGAGCACGCACCGGAGCGCGGCACGGGCCCGCGCCCGATCGTCTTCCTTGAATGCGCGCAGCTCGACGAGACCGTTGCGCGACTCATGGCCGCCGGCATCGCGTTCGATTCCCCGCCGACCGATCGCGACTGGCTCTGGCGCGAGGCAAGGCTGCACGACCCCGCCGGCAACGAGCTGTGCCTCTACTCGGCGGGCCGCAACCGGCGCTACCCGCCGTGGCGGGTGGGGTGA
- a CDS encoding MBL fold metallo-hydrolase: MRALLLTITYIGGPTALLELGGLRVLTDPTFDPAGSEYRTPVYRLRKTQGPALSAEAVGPVDVVLLSHDQHFDNLDRAGRRLLETAARVLTTVDGAARLGGNAVGLAPWQSYELATRDGRTLRITATPAQHGPAGADRGPVIGFVLAFAEDSARAAYVSGDTVWFGGVAEVGRRFAPGVAVLFMGAARVPEVGPAHLTFTAEEAVRAARALPDARIVPLHFEGWEHFSESRAAVVRAFAAAGLADRLCWPIPGQAVELP; this comes from the coding sequence GTGAGGGCATTGCTTCTCACCATCACGTACATCGGCGGCCCGACCGCGCTCCTCGAGCTCGGCGGCCTGCGGGTGCTGACCGACCCAACCTTCGACCCCGCCGGGAGCGAGTATCGCACACCCGTCTACCGGCTCCGAAAGACGCAGGGGCCGGCGCTTTCGGCCGAGGCGGTCGGGCCGGTCGATGTGGTGCTGTTGAGCCACGATCAGCACTTCGACAATCTCGACCGCGCCGGTCGCCGCCTGCTCGAAACCGCCGCTCGAGTGCTGACGACGGTGGATGGAGCCGCCCGGCTCGGTGGCAACGCCGTGGGCCTGGCGCCCTGGCAGAGCTACGAGCTGGCGACGCGCGACGGCCGCACGCTCCGCATCACGGCCACGCCGGCTCAGCACGGACCGGCCGGTGCCGATCGGGGGCCGGTGATCGGGTTCGTGCTTGCGTTCGCGGAAGATTCGGCGCGCGCCGCGTACGTTTCGGGCGACACCGTCTGGTTCGGCGGAGTGGCCGAGGTGGGCCGGCGATTCGCGCCGGGCGTCGCCGTGCTCTTCATGGGCGCGGCCCGGGTGCCTGAGGTGGGCCCTGCGCACCTCACGTTCACTGCGGAGGAAGCCGTCCGCGCGGCGCGCGCCTTGCCGGACGCCCGGATCGTGCCGCTCCACTTCGAGGGCTGGGAGCATTTCTCGGAGTCTCGCGCGGCGGTCGTGCGCGCGTTCGCCGCAGCGGGGCTTGCCGATCGCCTTTGCTGGCCAATTCCGGGGCAGGCGGTGGAACTCCCATGA
- a CDS encoding VOC family protein, which produces MPNGKICYLEIPTDDVERSARFYTDVFRWTTRVRGDGQHAFDDTTGAVSGAWVLGRPPQREPGMLAYIMVDSIERTLAAVTKGGGRVMTPLTALHAAGEAFATIADPAGNVVGLYQEPGQQRG; this is translated from the coding sequence ATGCCGAACGGAAAGATCTGTTACCTCGAAATTCCGACCGACGACGTGGAGCGCTCCGCGCGCTTCTACACCGACGTGTTCCGCTGGACGACTCGGGTTCGCGGCGACGGGCAGCACGCCTTCGACGACACGACCGGCGCGGTGAGCGGCGCGTGGGTGCTCGGGCGGCCGCCGCAACGCGAGCCCGGTATGCTTGCGTACATCATGGTCGACAGCATCGAGCGCACGCTGGCGGCAGTCACGAAGGGAGGGGGTCGCGTGATGACGCCGCTGACGGCGCTTCACGCGGCCGGGGAGGCATTCGCCACGATCGCCGATCCGGCGGGCAACGTGGTCGGGCTCTATCAGGAGCCAGGGCAGCAACGGGGGTAG
- a CDS encoding helix-hairpin-helix domain-containing protein, with protein sequence MPAKHGSKDELQHIPGIGPSLARDLRALGIRRIADLRRRDPERLYLRLNRLRGARQDPCVLYAFRCAAYYARTARPRPELLKWWNWRDRALAKA encoded by the coding sequence ATGCCGGCCAAGCACGGGAGCAAGGATGAGCTCCAGCACATTCCCGGCATCGGCCCGAGCCTGGCGCGGGATCTTCGCGCGCTGGGCATCCGGCGCATCGCCGATTTGCGCCGGCGTGATCCGGAACGGCTCTACCTGCGACTCAACCGACTGCGTGGCGCGCGCCAGGACCCGTGCGTGCTGTACGCATTCAGGTGCGCCGCGTACTACGCGCGGACTGCGCGGCCGCGGCCCGAATTGCTCAAGTGGTGGAACTGGAGGGATCGCGCGCTCGCGAAGGCGTGA